A window from Pontibacillus yanchengensis encodes these proteins:
- the sufD gene encoding Fe-S cluster assembly protein SufD, with the protein MTVEIQQLPYDKQYVTQYSEKRNEPKWMTDLRVNALEEADSLAMPKPDKTKIDKWNFSRFTHDVEGQAISSLDELPESIQSFLDQEDNKNTNQNLVIQRNHSVAYASLSQNLQDKGVIFTDIFTAMAEHSELVQKYYMTDGVQSNENRLTSLHAALMNGGIFLYVPKNVEVDEPIQSIFWQEDLEAGLNNHVLVVAEEGSSVTYVENYISHNESEETFANIVTEAIAKDNAKISFGAIDNFAHGTTTYVNRRGVAYRDARIEWALGQMNDGNTVSENFTYLMGDNAYGDAKTVSVGRGDQKQNFTTNIVHYGKESEGYILQHGVMRDKASAIFNGVGKIEHGATKSNAEQESRVLMLSKDARGDANPILLIEEDDVTAGHAASVGRVDPVQLFYLMSRGIPKKEAERLVIHGFLAPVVKQLPIEAVKNQLREVIERKVY; encoded by the coding sequence ATGACTGTTGAAATTCAACAACTTCCATACGACAAACAATATGTCACCCAATATTCAGAAAAACGAAACGAACCAAAATGGATGACCGACCTTCGCGTAAATGCGTTGGAGGAAGCTGATTCGCTAGCAATGCCTAAGCCTGATAAAACGAAGATTGATAAATGGAATTTCTCTCGTTTTACTCACGATGTTGAAGGTCAAGCCATTTCATCATTAGATGAACTTCCTGAATCAATCCAAAGCTTTTTGGATCAGGAAGATAATAAGAATACGAATCAGAATCTAGTCATTCAACGCAACCATTCTGTAGCTTATGCATCCTTATCACAAAACTTACAAGATAAAGGTGTTATATTCACTGATATTTTTACTGCTATGGCAGAGCATAGTGAATTAGTTCAGAAATATTATATGACTGATGGTGTTCAAAGTAACGAGAATCGCCTGACATCCTTACATGCTGCTCTAATGAATGGTGGTATCTTCTTATACGTTCCGAAAAACGTAGAAGTTGATGAACCGATTCAATCTATCTTTTGGCAAGAAGATTTAGAAGCAGGTCTAAACAATCATGTGTTGGTTGTAGCAGAAGAAGGTAGTTCCGTCACTTACGTCGAGAACTATATTTCTCATAATGAAAGCGAAGAGACTTTTGCTAACATTGTTACGGAAGCTATTGCGAAAGATAATGCCAAGATTTCTTTTGGAGCAATTGACAACTTTGCTCACGGCACGACCACTTACGTAAATCGTCGTGGCGTTGCTTATCGCGATGCTCGTATCGAATGGGCATTAGGCCAAATGAATGATGGTAATACAGTGAGCGAAAACTTCACTTACCTGATGGGAGACAATGCCTACGGTGATGCTAAAACTGTATCTGTAGGTCGTGGCGATCAAAAGCAAAACTTCACTACAAACATTGTTCACTATGGTAAGGAATCTGAAGGATATATTTTACAACATGGCGTTATGAGAGATAAGGCTAGTGCTATCTTCAATGGTGTAGGAAAAATTGAACATGGTGCTACAAAGTCAAACGCTGAGCAAGAATCCCGTGTTCTAATGCTTAGTAAAGATGCTCGCGGTGACGCTAACCCTATTCTTCTAATTGAAGAAGATGATGTTACAGCTGGTCACGCTGCATCTGTTGGCCGTGTTGACCCGGTTCAACTGTTCTATCTAATGAGCCGTGGTATTCCGAAAAAAGAAGCTGAGCGCCTTGTCATTCATGGTTTCTTAGCTCCAGTTGTGAAACAACTTCCAATTGAAGCTGTAAAAAATCAACTTCGTGAAGTAATTGAAAGGAAGGTATACTAA
- a CDS encoding methionine ABC transporter permease yields MLRSLFPNVKMADLIEATKETIYMTGISVLGTFIFGIALGLLLYLTAKDGLWANKILNFIVATVVNVFRAIPFIILILLLFPFTEFLIGTIRGPNAALPALIIGASPFYGRMVEIALKEVDKGVIEAAKGMGAKTSTIIFKVLLPESMPALISGITVTAIALISYTAMAGVIGAGGLGDLAYLKGFQRWDFDVVLVSTILIVLIVFLFQFLGDYVSNKLDKR; encoded by the coding sequence ATGCTTCGTAGTTTATTTCCAAATGTAAAAATGGCAGACTTGATAGAAGCAACGAAGGAAACTATATATATGACAGGCATTTCTGTCTTAGGTACATTTATTTTTGGGATTGCTCTTGGGTTACTTTTATATTTAACTGCAAAAGATGGATTATGGGCAAATAAAATACTGAATTTCATTGTAGCTACGGTAGTCAACGTGTTTAGAGCGATTCCATTTATCATCTTAATATTGTTGTTATTCCCTTTTACGGAATTCCTAATTGGAACCATCAGAGGTCCTAATGCAGCGTTACCTGCCCTGATTATTGGAGCTTCCCCTTTTTATGGAAGGATGGTAGAGATAGCACTGAAGGAAGTTGATAAAGGTGTCATTGAGGCAGCCAAAGGTATGGGTGCAAAGACATCGACTATTATTTTCAAGGTTCTCTTGCCAGAATCAATGCCTGCACTAATATCAGGGATAACAGTTACAGCTATTGCACTTATTAGTTATACAGCGATGGCTGGTGTTATTGGTGCAGGAGGCTTAGGTGACCTAGCTTACTTGAAGGGTTTCCAGAGATGGGATTTTGATGTTGTATTAGTAAGTACCATTTTAATAGTATTAATCGTTTTCTTATTTCAATTTCTAGGCGATTATGTATCAAATAAATTAGATAAACGATAA
- a CDS encoding TlpA family protein disulfide reductase gives MKAPIFELQDMNGEIYSLEDDLGNNVVLTFWTSWCPDSGRDLPKKEQLFQSMDHDKVKMITINVVGRERNAQEGIDYANKFLTQPILFDKGTEIYDAYNCQGVPTTVLINRNGEIVKQFGDQAQFLEIVEAIGSKLV, from the coding sequence ATGAAAGCCCCTATCTTTGAATTACAAGACATGAATGGAGAAATATATAGTTTAGAAGATGATTTAGGGAATAATGTTGTGCTTACATTCTGGACGTCATGGTGTCCTGATAGCGGTAGAGATTTACCCAAAAAAGAGCAACTTTTCCAATCAATGGACCATGATAAAGTAAAAATGATTACGATAAATGTCGTGGGAAGAGAACGAAATGCCCAAGAAGGCATCGATTATGCAAATAAATTTTTGACGCAACCCATACTTTTTGACAAAGGAACAGAAATATATGACGCTTACAACTGCCAGGGTGTACCTACCACGGTCCTTATTAATAGAAATGGTGAGATTGTCAAACAGTTTGGTGACCAAGCACAGTTCCTGGAAATCGTTGAAGCTATTGGAAGTAAACTTGTCTAA
- a CDS encoding carboxymuconolactone decarboxylase family protein: MDQKQHQAMNTSEQALFDYKHGMGTFSTHLPDVAHHFSKFTEACFAEGTLSQKEKQLIALGISVVAQDEYCMIYHTKGCLDHGASYEEMMEACGVSAAFGGGAALSQAVTLVQESIHELQENKH; the protein is encoded by the coding sequence ATGGACCAAAAACAACACCAAGCAATGAATACAAGTGAACAGGCGTTATTTGACTATAAGCATGGTATGGGAACTTTCTCTACACATTTACCTGACGTAGCACATCATTTTAGTAAGTTTACAGAAGCGTGTTTTGCAGAAGGAACTTTATCACAGAAAGAAAAGCAATTGATTGCTCTTGGCATTAGTGTTGTAGCTCAAGATGAGTATTGCATGATCTACCATACAAAAGGTTGCCTTGATCATGGTGCTTCTTACGAAGAAATGATGGAAGCATGTGGAGTATCTGCTGCGTTCGGCGGAGGGGCTGCTTTAAGCCAAGCTGTAACCCTTGTGCAAGAAAGTATTCATGAATTGCAAGAAAATAAACACTAG
- the sufC gene encoding Fe-S cluster assembly ATPase SufC, translating into MAGSTLEIKDLHVEIEGKEILKGVNLTLTGGEFHAVMGPNGTGKSTLASAIMGHPKYEITSGSITLDGEDVLEMEVDERAQAGLFLAMQYPSEISGVTNSDFLRSSINSKREEGDEINLMKFIKEMDDNMDYLDIDKNMAQRYLNEGFSGGEKKRNEILQLMMLKPEIGILDEIDSGLDIDALKVVAKGINKMRDDQFGCLIITHYQRLLNYITPDQVHVMMQGRIVKSGGPELAQRLEAEGYDWIKQELGIEDETIEA; encoded by the coding sequence ATGGCAGGATCAACTCTAGAAATTAAAGATCTTCATGTAGAAATTGAAGGTAAAGAAATATTAAAAGGCGTAAACCTTACACTTACAGGTGGCGAATTCCATGCAGTAATGGGACCAAACGGTACAGGTAAATCTACGCTAGCATCAGCGATCATGGGACATCCTAAATATGAAATCACAAGTGGTTCTATTACACTTGATGGAGAAGATGTTCTTGAAATGGAAGTTGATGAACGTGCTCAAGCAGGTCTATTCCTAGCCATGCAGTATCCAAGTGAAATTTCCGGAGTAACAAACTCCGATTTCTTGCGTTCTTCTATTAACTCTAAACGTGAAGAAGGCGACGAGATTAATCTAATGAAGTTCATTAAAGAAATGGACGATAACATGGATTATCTTGATATTGATAAAAATATGGCACAACGTTATCTAAACGAAGGATTCTCAGGTGGCGAGAAAAAGCGTAACGAAATCCTACAGTTAATGATGCTTAAGCCAGAAATCGGCATCCTTGATGAAATTGACTCTGGTCTTGACATCGACGCATTAAAAGTTGTTGCAAAAGGTATCAATAAGATGCGTGACGACCAATTCGGTTGCTTAATCATTACTCACTATCAGCGTCTATTGAACTACATTACACCTGATCAAGTACATGTGATGATGCAAGGTCGTATTGTGAAATCTGGTGGGCCGGAACTAGCACAGCGTCTAGAAGCAGAAGGCTATGATTGGATTAAGCAAGAGCTAGGCATTGAAGATGAAACAATAGAAGCGTAA
- a CDS encoding DUF2553 family protein — MDAEENRNSKQQTTKQTVKNRSSFQNNVSNKAKESWRGTAEPAKVRQYVDCDDENGWC; from the coding sequence ATGGATGCTGAAGAAAATCGTAATTCGAAACAACAGACTACGAAACAAACAGTTAAAAACCGTTCATCTTTTCAAAATAATGTATCCAACAAGGCGAAAGAAAGCTGGAGAGGTACTGCTGAACCTGCTAAAGTACGCCAATATGTGGATTGTGACGATGAAAATGGATGGTGTTAA
- a CDS encoding methionine ABC transporter ATP-binding protein, protein MISIKELQKVFQSSSGNVQAVDDVSLDIEKGEIFGVIGYSGAGKSTFIRLLNRLEDPTSGEVIIDGNDISKLRGKGLRHARQEIGMIYQHFNLLWSRTVKENIGFPLEIANVSKQDREQRVNELVDLVGLSGRENAYPSQLSGGQKQRVGIARALANKPKVLLCDEATSALDPETTDSILDLLTDINKKLGLTIILITHEMHVIRKISNRVAVMEEGRVVEQGDVLDVFRNPQQKVTKRFVEQVMGDRDQDDSLQEILTQYDSGHIVKLHFVGEKTNQAVISEVAKQYDISINILQGKITQTQKGAYGTLVVHLTGEEQVIQEAIQYISETSVKVEVNPNAS, encoded by the coding sequence TTGATTTCAATTAAGGAATTACAAAAAGTATTTCAGTCCAGTTCAGGAAATGTTCAAGCGGTTGATGATGTAAGCTTAGATATCGAAAAAGGTGAAATATTTGGAGTGATTGGGTACAGTGGTGCTGGAAAGAGTACATTTATCCGCTTACTCAATCGCCTTGAGGACCCAACTAGTGGAGAAGTCATAATAGATGGAAACGATATTTCAAAACTAAGAGGTAAAGGTCTTCGACATGCAAGACAAGAAATAGGAATGATCTATCAACATTTTAATTTACTTTGGTCAAGAACAGTTAAGGAGAATATTGGTTTTCCGCTTGAGATTGCCAATGTTTCTAAACAAGATAGAGAACAACGAGTAAATGAACTTGTTGATCTAGTTGGACTGTCTGGAAGAGAAAATGCATATCCTTCTCAACTTAGCGGTGGACAAAAGCAAAGAGTTGGGATTGCAAGAGCACTAGCAAATAAACCAAAGGTTCTTTTATGTGACGAGGCAACATCTGCACTTGATCCTGAAACGACGGATTCTATATTAGATCTTCTAACAGATATCAATAAGAAACTTGGCTTGACCATTATTCTAATTACACATGAGATGCATGTTATCCGTAAAATTAGTAACCGTGTAGCTGTAATGGAAGAGGGACGAGTTGTGGAACAAGGTGATGTTTTAGATGTGTTTCGGAATCCTCAACAAAAGGTGACCAAGCGATTTGTTGAACAAGTCATGGGTGATCGAGACCAAGATGATTCGTTACAGGAAATTCTTACACAATATGATTCAGGTCATATAGTAAAACTTCATTTTGTAGGAGAGAAGACAAACCAGGCAGTCATTAGTGAGGTAGCAAAACAATATGATATCTCTATTAACATTCTGCAGGGTAAAATCACTCAGACTCAAAAAGGGGCTTATGGAACCTTGGTCGTTCACCTAACTGGAGAAGAACAAGTTATACAAGAGGCCATTCAATATATTTCTGAAACATCGGTCAAAGTTGAGGTGAATCCAAATGCTTCGTAG
- a CDS encoding toprim domain-containing protein: protein MNMAELNKVIIVEGRTDKKQIQKILNEQVDIICTNGTLGIERLEELILEYDLDNKNVYILVDEDDSGHKLRKQLSFELPHAEHIYIDKSFREVAATPEPELASALVSRHISVDPIFLT from the coding sequence ATGAATATGGCTGAGTTGAATAAAGTGATAATTGTGGAAGGTAGAACAGATAAGAAACAAATTCAAAAAATTTTAAATGAGCAAGTTGATATCATTTGTACGAATGGAACACTTGGTATCGAAAGACTTGAAGAATTAATATTGGAATATGATCTTGATAATAAAAATGTTTATATTCTTGTAGATGAAGACGACTCTGGTCATAAATTACGAAAACAACTCTCATTTGAATTACCACATGCAGAGCACATATACATTGATAAGTCCTTTAGAGAAGTGGCGGCAACTCCTGAGCCAGAATTAGCCTCAGCATTAGTGAGTAGACATATTTCAGTAGATCCAATTTTTTTGACGTAA
- the gcvH gene encoding glycine cleavage system protein GcvH, with the protein MSVPKELYYSEEHEWVKVEGDKVRIGITSHAQSELGDIVFVELPEVGDTIKSDDPFGSVESVKTVSELYAPLSGKVVGVNDELDDSPEFVNESPYDKAWMILVEPSDMSELEELMSDEQYKEMIDED; encoded by the coding sequence ATGAGTGTACCAAAAGAATTGTATTATTCCGAAGAGCACGAATGGGTCAAAGTAGAAGGAGATAAAGTACGTATCGGGATTACGAGCCACGCTCAATCTGAATTAGGCGATATCGTATTTGTTGAATTACCAGAAGTAGGCGACACAATTAAATCAGATGATCCTTTTGGTAGCGTTGAATCTGTAAAAACAGTTTCTGAACTATATGCTCCACTAAGTGGAAAAGTTGTCGGAGTTAATGACGAGTTAGATGACAGTCCGGAATTTGTAAATGAATCTCCATATGACAAAGCTTGGATGATTCTTGTTGAGCCTTCTGATATGTCTGAGCTTGAAGAATTAATGTCTGATGAACAATACAAAGAAATGATTGATGAAGATTAA
- a CDS encoding cysteine desulfurase — MDVNKVRQSFPILHQEVNGHPLVYLDSAATSQKSQQVIDSIDQYYKEYNSNVHRGVHTLGTKATDGYEGARDKVRRFINAKSTQEIIFTRGTTTSINTVAYSYGRTNLQEGDEIVITPMEHHSNIIPWQQTAKATGATLKYIPLQEDGTISLDDVKDTITDNTKIVAMMHVSNVLGTINPIKEVTDIAHQHGAVMLVDGAQSAPHMRVDVQDLDCDFFAFSGHKMGGPTGIGVLYGKKHILEKMEPVEFGGEMIDFVNWYDSTWKELPWKFEGGTPIIAGAIGLGAAIDFLEEVGLDDIEAHERDLAQYAMDRLKSIEGVTIYGPQERAGLITFNLDDVHPHDVATVLDAEGIAVRAGHHCAQPLMKWLNVSATARASFYMYNTKEDVDAFVDGLQKTKEFFGDVF; from the coding sequence ATGGATGTAAATAAAGTTCGCCAATCTTTCCCGATTTTACATCAGGAAGTAAATGGCCATCCTTTAGTATATTTAGATAGCGCTGCAACATCTCAGAAATCACAACAAGTTATTGATTCCATTGATCAATATTATAAAGAATACAATTCCAATGTGCATCGCGGCGTTCATACCTTAGGTACCAAAGCTACCGATGGGTATGAAGGCGCCCGTGATAAAGTAAGACGCTTTATTAATGCAAAAAGCACCCAGGAAATAATCTTCACTAGAGGAACAACGACATCCATCAACACAGTAGCCTATAGCTATGGCAGAACGAATCTCCAAGAAGGAGATGAAATCGTTATTACACCAATGGAACATCATAGTAATATCATTCCTTGGCAACAAACTGCTAAAGCTACTGGGGCAACGCTTAAATATATTCCTTTACAAGAAGATGGAACCATTTCTTTAGATGATGTGAAAGACACCATTACGGATAACACGAAAATTGTTGCAATGATGCATGTTTCTAACGTCTTAGGGACAATTAATCCGATTAAAGAGGTAACAGATATTGCTCATCAGCACGGTGCTGTTATGCTAGTAGATGGAGCCCAAAGTGCACCACATATGCGTGTTGATGTTCAGGATTTAGATTGCGATTTTTTCGCATTCTCTGGACATAAAATGGGAGGACCTACTGGTATTGGAGTGCTTTACGGCAAAAAGCATATACTAGAGAAAATGGAGCCAGTTGAATTCGGTGGCGAGATGATTGACTTTGTAAATTGGTATGATTCTACATGGAAAGAGCTACCTTGGAAATTCGAAGGTGGCACTCCAATCATCGCTGGAGCAATAGGTCTAGGTGCTGCAATAGACTTTCTTGAAGAAGTGGGTCTGGATGACATCGAAGCTCATGAGAGAGATCTAGCTCAGTATGCCATGGATAGACTGAAGTCCATCGAAGGTGTTACAATATATGGACCACAGGAACGTGCTGGATTGATAACATTTAACCTAGATGATGTTCATCCACACGATGTGGCGACCGTATTAGATGCAGAAGGAATCGCAGTACGTGCAGGTCATCACTGTGCACAGCCATTAATGAAATGGTTGAATGTATCAGCTACTGCTCGGGCTAGTTTCTATATGTATAATACGAAAGAAGATGTTGATGCATTTGTCGATGGATTACAAAAGACGAAGGAGTTTTTCGGAGATGTCTTTTAA
- the sufU gene encoding Fe-S cluster assembly sulfur transfer protein SufU — protein MSFNNLDQLYRQVIMDHYKNPRNKGSLEGEHLAVDMNNPTCGDRIQLQLKVEEGIVEDAKFDGEGCSISLSSASMMTQAIKGKKVEDAVEMSKVFSDIMQGKELDKDMEELGDIQALQGVAKFPARIKCATLPWKAMEQGVEEKE, from the coding sequence ATGTCTTTTAATAATCTCGATCAACTGTACAGACAGGTCATTATGGATCACTACAAAAACCCTCGTAACAAAGGGTCTTTAGAGGGTGAACATTTGGCAGTAGATATGAATAACCCTACTTGTGGTGACCGGATTCAATTACAACTTAAAGTAGAAGAGGGAATTGTAGAGGATGCAAAATTTGATGGGGAAGGCTGTTCCATTTCTCTTTCATCTGCCTCTATGATGACGCAAGCTATAAAAGGAAAAAAAGTAGAAGACGCAGTAGAGATGTCCAAAGTTTTTTCTGATATAATGCAGGGAAAAGAATTAGATAAGGACATGGAAGAGCTAGGCGATATTCAGGCATTACAGGGTGTTGCTAAATTCCCAGCACGTATTAAATGTGCTACCTTGCCATGGAAGGCCATGGAACAAGGTGTAGAAGAGAAAGAGTAA
- a CDS encoding arsenate reductase family protein yields MALTFYWYPQCGTCKKAKNWLDNHNVEYEPVHIVEHPPSKEEIKSLISQSGLPVKKFFNTSGKKYRELGLKEKLADANEDEMAKWLASDGMLLKRPIVTDGHRVTVGFKEDTFENTWK; encoded by the coding sequence ATGGCATTAACATTTTATTGGTATCCTCAATGTGGTACGTGTAAAAAAGCAAAAAATTGGTTGGATAACCATAACGTCGAATATGAACCTGTACATATTGTGGAGCATCCACCGTCTAAAGAGGAAATTAAATCTTTGATCAGCCAAAGCGGTCTTCCTGTAAAAAAGTTCTTTAATACCAGCGGCAAGAAATACCGTGAACTAGGGTTAAAAGAAAAGCTAGCGGATGCAAATGAGGATGAAATGGCGAAATGGTTGGCTTCTGATGGTATGTTGCTAAAACGTCCAATTGTGACAGATGGTCATCGAGTCACGGTTGGTTTTAAAGAAGATACGTTTGAAAATACTTGGAAATAA
- a CDS encoding MetQ/NlpA family ABC transporter substrate-binding protein, translating into MKKFLTLLASTLFILVLAACGTSEGNSEESSNGNSSDSASEEGSSDQQSEEVKELTIGASSTPHAEILEEAKPLLKEKGIKLNIETYQDYILPNKDLSSGAIDANYFQHTPYLEDQKKEFGYDFASIGPVHIEPMGVYSKNINSIDEIPKGTEVIMSRSVADHGRILSLFESKGIIELKEGIDKKSAKIEDIAKNPKNLKFSADVDAGLLPQNYEREEDALVAINTNYAIEAGLNPTEDSLFMEGSESPYANLLVTKSENKDSKALQTVLEVLQSEEIKQFMKEKYNGAIVPVSK; encoded by the coding sequence ATGAAAAAATTTCTAACACTACTTGCAAGTACATTATTTATTTTAGTACTAGCAGCTTGCGGAACTTCTGAGGGTAACTCTGAAGAATCATCAAATGGGAACTCATCCGACTCAGCATCAGAGGAAGGTTCTTCTGATCAACAAAGTGAGGAAGTAAAAGAACTGACAATTGGCGCTTCAAGCACTCCACATGCTGAGATTCTTGAAGAAGCAAAACCACTTTTGAAAGAAAAAGGAATTAAACTAAACATTGAAACGTACCAGGATTATATTCTGCCAAATAAAGATCTATCTAGTGGGGCTATTGATGCCAACTACTTCCAACACACACCATATCTTGAAGACCAGAAAAAAGAATTTGGATATGACTTCGCAAGCATTGGTCCAGTTCACATAGAACCAATGGGAGTTTACTCAAAAAATATTAACAGCATTGACGAGATTCCAAAGGGAACAGAAGTGATTATGAGTCGTTCTGTAGCTGACCATGGACGTATTCTTTCTCTATTCGAATCAAAGGGTATTATCGAGTTAAAAGAAGGTATAGATAAGAAAAGTGCAAAAATCGAGGATATCGCCAAAAATCCTAAAAACCTAAAGTTCTCTGCTGATGTTGATGCAGGTCTACTACCTCAAAACTATGAGCGTGAAGAAGATGCATTAGTAGCTATTAACACAAACTATGCAATTGAAGCAGGGTTGAACCCAACAGAAGATTCTCTATTTATGGAAGGTTCAGAATCACCTTATGCAAACTTACTTGTTACAAAGTCAGAAAACAAAGATAGCAAAGCGCTTCAAACTGTTTTAGAAGTTCTACAATCTGAGGAAATTAAGCAATTTATGAAAGAGAAATACAACGGTGCCATCGTGCCTGTTAGTAAATAA
- a CDS encoding thioredoxin family protein — translation MQLLEEDPLQALQKSSKAYEMTFIHSPFCGTCHIARKMLETLEATKTELTFNELNASIHPNFMHTFQIESVPCLLITDGMDVEEKVYAFHSVPYMYQKVSEYEEV, via the coding sequence ATGCAACTTTTAGAAGAAGATCCTCTTCAAGCATTGCAGAAAAGTTCCAAAGCTTATGAAATGACATTTATTCATAGTCCTTTTTGTGGTACATGCCACATTGCCAGGAAGATGTTAGAAACACTCGAAGCTACCAAAACAGAGCTCACATTTAATGAGTTAAACGCATCCATCCACCCAAATTTCATGCATACGTTTCAAATTGAAAGTGTCCCTTGTTTACTGATTACCGATGGAATGGATGTCGAGGAGAAAGTGTATGCCTTTCACTCTGTGCCATACATGTATCAAAAGGTAAGTGAATATGAAGAAGTATGA